The stretch of DNA GATACTAGTATTTGTTtccatgcctttttttttactgggaACAACAGTAATAAAGTTGGGAGGGACGTCTTTCAGCGTCATGCAAAAGAACAGCAGCTGACTTGATTTGCTTTCATCGCTCATCACTGCTCTTTTATGATGGAGTAtagataattaaaaaggttcaTTAAcatttagtatattttaaacgTCACACtaagaaacaacaaaactaaaaaaaatggtagtaGAAGACTAAACTTCGTATCTTCTTTCGTTTTACTTCAAACTTCCTTGTTCCTTATGCAGCACTTACTGGCACACCACTTGTTTACAATAGAAACTCTTGTGGGACAAAGTTTCTCCACCTCCAGTGCCTTGAAAATGTGCTACAAATACCAAGAAAAGTTTACgcattatctttttgtttatatttatgtttgtaagtcaaaatttaaattttaaccataaaattagagttgatttggagttattttattgtagtttattttttatccttaacttttatatcgctaaaaaaacgtacgaaaaaaaaatcacaaagcaAAGGCAGGTTAGACTTTAGTTAAATAAAACTaggccattttttttatcaagaatccattgtCGTCTAGTCCGGTTAGGATACCTGGCTTTCACCCAGGCGACCCGGGTTCAAATCCCGGCAATGGAATACTTTTTTGagactatttattttgcttatgatcgGCTCATTCTGTTCAACTCTTGAGATTGTAACTTCAGTatgttctctctcttttttctttctttctgatAATGCAAGTTCGATTTAGATGTTAGCACTGCAGCACTGCTACGTGAGGATTGATGTTTGACTGCAGAGGTTGTGTTGATTTGATTTCCATCAACATGTTGCTTATTAGCTATAGTAATGCACAACTCACTGAATAGGTGAGCATCAACAGTTGAACACATTAATTCATGCTTTCAAAGACTCCCAATGCTAGTTAGTTAACTACTGccaaattaatttgatcttGTATTCATTCATCGATTCTTACAAAGTACTCTAAACTAATACTTGTAAATCCATTCCCAAAATATTCCTTGAGCTTCTATATAGTCCTGTACTGCACAGATGTATGTGTCTCCCTGTATACATACTACAGCTGTTCTATGCACTGAAGTACTGATCTATTCACCAACTAGCATTAGTCCAGTTTCTTATTCTGATGCTATATATCTAATCTCTGCATTAGAGCATATTATATTGCGAGCATCTAATCCTGATCGCCATCGTCCTCACTCATCTTCCACCGTCTCTGTCCATAAAAATAAGCCATGCAAAAGTTCAGGTTTTCAGGAGTTCTTGCAGTAAGCTAGTGAGTTGGGATGTCATGACAGTGATCTTAAGCACAAAACAaccaatcaaaaaaaaatgtcaacatAGTATCATTcacacaacatttttttttctttcagttcCAAAGATACATATGATTATCTGCAGGAATTGAGTGCAGACATGATAATAAAGTACCACTTTGCTAATACGACAAGCTAATCAGATCCTATCCCCTCAATAAAGAGacaggttaatgcttagctaCGTTGAATGATTCCACGGTGGCAAAACTGTCAGCTTGTGGTatggatgaaaaatatgattagaAACAAAGTGCTGAGGCAGCTGAGAGCATTCTAGAAAGAGCCAGCAGCAATGTTAGCAGCAGCAAAAGACCAACTGACCCACCACCTTCTGAAAGCTACACACCAAATTACAAGTGCAGAGATTTCTCAACATTTCTTCTCTTTGTTCCTCTTCAACGTTCAACAACACACAAACAACAAagagatgaagaagaaattcaTCTTTTTGTCTCCCATGGCCATGCCGTGTCAGCGCACATTATGAAATTTCACCCTACCTTTTCAACAAATTTCATCGAACGGGGTTGTCGTTGACCGTTGACCTTTTCTGCGCTTCTAGGTCAACTCAACTAGGCCAGTCAAAGTAGACAGAAAGATTCATAGCCATGCATAGCTTATGAAACTGTAGTTGATATTTGAAAGTATGAAATCCAAATCTGtgaaaaacatgtataaattcaACAACGAACACTACCTGTGACTACAAAAGTAGGAGTCTCAATCATTTTTTGTCAATAAATAATTACAGAAAAATATAGGGATCAAAGTGTAAAAAGGCCTCACCCATTAGTCGCCTTAAGCGTAAAGCAATCCGTCTCATCTCATCTTCAGAGAAGCAAggcaaacaaaaagaaaaagtcacgagtttttttttttctggatttcTTCGCTTCCACCGGAGGAAGAGCCAGGAGTTGATCGAATCCTGCCTCGCCCCAATCGCTCGTGCGCGATTTGATCCCGTCGTCcctgctcgctcgctcgctcgctcgctcgatcgatctAAACCCCTGGTCGATCTGATGGCGGCCAACGCCGGCAACAAGATCCGCAACGCCAAGCTGGTGAGGAACCCACATCTCCAACCCTCCCCTCAATTTCGTCTCTTGATTGCGCCGTCGAGATGCTTTTTTCCCCCCTCGATTTTGGCCTGCTGGATTCCCTAAGATCATCCGTGTTAGTCGCGATTAGATGAGGAAACTGTTTCCTCCTAAGAACGATGGATGGATTCATCTATTGACTATTGAGTCTGATCATTAAAAaagtcatcttttttttcccggTAGTATGAGAATACTTACTGGAGACATCGACATGCTATCTTTATCACAAATTAATTTCGAGTCTTGCTGTATGCCGGTACGCGTTTACTTATCAGTGTGTTGATTCACCAGGTTCTTCTTGGAGATGTGGGCACTGGCAAGTCAAGCCTCGTTCTCCGGTTTGTGAAAGGCCAGTTTGTTGAGTTCCAGGTGAATTTCCTTTACATGCAAACTACTACGACCTAGATTGGCTAGGCTTTTGTGTTTTGGATCATAGGCTTAATTTTGTTGGTTCATTCGGCTGCAGGAGTCCACCATCGGCGCCGCCTTCTTCTCGCAGACCTTGGCTGTTAATGATGAGACGGTGAAGTTTGAAATCTGGGATACGGCCGGGCAGGAGAGGTACCACAGCTTGGCGCCGATGTACTACCggggtgctgctgctgcagtagTTGTCTATGACATCACAAATGCGGTTAGTGCTAGACTTCGTGACTTACTTGAATTCTAATTATGCTGTACATTTTGATGATAGTTTCTCATAGTTCTGATTTAGTGCAATCATGCCTTTTGACACCAAATAGTATGAAACCACATCCACAATTGGTAGATAATTGCTAACAGTCTTAACACTTCGATGTATGACATCGATACTGAAATTATGATTAGTAAGTCTGAGTAAAATTACCCTTGTTCTGTGATTAACATATCAAAACAGGTCTTCAGATAATTTCACACCAACTTTGACATTTAACTCTGATCCTTTTGCTCTGACAAAAGATTTGAGCTTCCtaagtactagtagtagtgtTTTAGGTCATAATGCCCTTCTGATCTTGTTTCTAGTGCGACCATGTCCTGACATGATAAGACTGATATATTTGATGGAAACACAAAGATGTTTTGGGTAAAAACGCTAAATGCGAATACttctaattattaaaaaaaacactctgGAAGCATGcctattatttttgtaatcCAAAGATTTAAATTCGTTCTGCTGTTGCCAGTTAGAACCCCCATGTCCAAATATAGCATTTCAACTACATACCTAATCCTGACAATATGGCAAACCAATATTAGATCAAGTGGTTGTTTTCACTGTTTTTCTACCGTGTTTGTGTCTTATGAGCAAACCATATGCAGAAGATACTCTTCATATGCTCCCTCATTCTTTAATAGATGGTGTTGGTTAGTGTatttttgaactaaccaacgtcattTAAATGAAAACAGAGGTACTTGATTTTTGGGAAATCCTGAGACCTATTGTGTGCTGTTGACCCTTTGCTTTTCATAAGAACAGAGGAACCCTTCAGTTCAGTATCTTGTGATCTTATATAAGTAAACCTGAATTTGATCTGCGCTATAAGTATTTGGGAGGAACTAAATATATCTTAGTTTAGACTGCGCACAAACTTAAGTTCAACTTCATTCATGCCCTTATATTTGAGTGTACTCATTAGGTAAAAGTGCTATCTATAGCGATTCTGATCattattttcttcattttagGCCTCTTTCACGCGTGCAAAAAAATGGGTTCAAGAACTTCAAGCACAAGGTAATCCAATTCTCCTTTTGCAATTTTTATCTGTTTGAACATCTGTAAATATGTAGCTATATTGATCTTGTACAATTTCTGAACCACTTGTGCAGTTCTTGTATAAAGTAGACCTAGATTTTATAGCACTGTAAACACAGGGtgtctgtttttttaatagtccGATTTCTGCAGTTATTAACT from Oryza brachyantha chromosome 12, ObraRS2, whole genome shotgun sequence encodes:
- the LOC102709418 gene encoding ras-related protein Rab5A; its protein translation is MAANAGNKIRNAKLVLLGDVGTGKSSLVLRFVKGQFVEFQESTIGAAFFSQTLAVNDETVKFEIWDTAGQERYHSLAPMYYRGAAAAVVVYDITNAASFTRAKKWVQELQAQGNPNTIMALAGNKADMVEARQVPAEEAKTYAQENGLFFMETSAKTAINVNDIFHEIAKRLLQGQQAQEAPAGMVLNQRPAERMVSSSSCCS